In Pyrus communis chromosome 1, drPyrComm1.1, whole genome shotgun sequence, the following are encoded in one genomic region:
- the LOC137711700 gene encoding 1-deoxy-D-xylulose 5-phosphate reductoisomerase, chloroplastic-like, whose product MEKYVFGLGSAQEKVVKLSKQLSHLKSLVSRHPDAVTVVTGIVGCAGLTPTVAAIEAGKAIALANKETLIAGGPIVLPLAHKHNVKILPAD is encoded by the exons ATGGAGAAATATGTATTTGGATTAGGCTCTGCTcag GAAAAAGTTGTCAAGTTAAGCAAACAATTGAGCCATTTAAAAAGTTTG GTTTCCCGCCACCCAGATGCGGTTACAGTAGTTACAGGAATTGTAGGTTGTGCAGGACTGACG CCTACAGTGGCTGCAATAGAAGCAGGGAAAGCCATCGCATTAGCCAATAAAGAGACCCTGATTGCTGGAGGCCCTATTGTTCTTCCTCTTGCCCACAAGCATAATGTAAAAATTCTTCCTGCTGATTGA